Proteins encoded within one genomic window of Acaryochloris marina S15:
- a CDS encoding ParB/RepB/Spo0J family partition protein: MTSKRDKAYGATIDLSRLYGNSVTALEIGEDQESEKIVVIPIDKIKRTSDQVRRYFDPMKMNQLVSSVRIDGILENLIVSSVKDGKFQLISGERRLRAAKEVGLTEVPVKILNLDEFDAFRISLIENLQREDLNPVEETDGIIKLLAGELQLSEDEVVSLLYQMQNSLTRQVVNHNVVVQENQETVEKIFNYLGRLNWQSFVKHRLPLRKLPENILESLRQGKLAYTKAQVIARIKDQDFLEEILNVAIKEGLSLSEIKARITEFVQKETSGKNDIDSELKEKTAHCLKVLKKSKALNSPAKQKKLRKILEQLEKLLESK, encoded by the coding sequence ATGACTAGTAAACGTGATAAAGCATATGGTGCAACTATTGACTTAAGCCGTTTGTATGGTAATTCAGTAACAGCACTTGAAATCGGTGAAGATCAGGAAAGCGAAAAGATAGTAGTCATACCAATAGATAAGATCAAACGTACGTCAGATCAAGTAAGAAGATACTTTGATCCTATGAAAATGAATCAATTGGTGTCTTCCGTGCGAATTGATGGAATACTTGAAAACCTTATTGTTTCATCAGTCAAAGATGGGAAATTTCAACTTATTTCCGGAGAACGTAGACTTCGAGCTGCAAAAGAAGTTGGGTTAACAGAAGTTCCAGTAAAGATTCTAAACCTTGATGAGTTTGATGCATTTAGAATTAGCCTAATCGAAAATCTTCAGAGAGAAGATTTAAATCCGGTAGAAGAGACAGATGGAATTATCAAGCTACTAGCAGGAGAACTGCAACTAAGTGAGGATGAAGTTGTTTCACTCCTTTATCAAATGCAGAATAGCCTTACTCGACAAGTTGTGAACCACAACGTTGTGGTTCAGGAGAATCAAGAGACTGTAGAAAAAATTTTCAACTACTTAGGACGATTGAATTGGCAATCTTTTGTTAAGCATCGCTTGCCATTAAGGAAACTTCCGGAAAATATCTTGGAATCTTTGCGCCAAGGGAAGTTGGCATATACAAAAGCGCAAGTAATTGCTCGGATAAAAGATCAAGACTTTCTAGAAGAGATATTAAATGTAGCTATTAAGGAAGGGTTATCACTAAGTGAGATAAAGGCAAGAATCACAGAGTTTGTTCAGAAGGAGACTTCTGGTAAGAATGATATTGACTCTGAATTGAAGGAGAAAACTGCTCATTGCCTCAAAGTATTGAAAAAGTCAAAGGCACTAAATTCACCTGCGAAGCAGAAGAAGTTAAGAAAAATACTGGAGCAGCTAGAAAAACTATTAGAGTCAAAGTAG